In Zingiber officinale cultivar Zhangliang chromosome 6A, Zo_v1.1, whole genome shotgun sequence, a single genomic region encodes these proteins:
- the LOC121994831 gene encoding uncharacterized protein LOC121994831 → MDPSYTSWVFHGESYTPQFQEEGRSGGVQVDDDKTREEYHLYRNVFVPEEEVGHTISEAKDYEFADLLEDAETPLFPGCTTYTKLSAVVTLYNYKSTNGHTDNSFNELLKILGGMLPEKNTLPETVYLMRKMLKPFDLEYEKIHACPNDCCLFRKEFKDLDSCPKCGSSRWKVDKITSKVRKGVPEKVLRYFPVIPRLKRMFTLEEKAEDLIWHSNNKSQDHMMRHPVDSVAWDTINHKWPTFASDPRNLRLGLATDGFNPFGDLSSKYSCWPIILVNYNLSPLMCMAKENLMLTLLIPGPKQPGNDIDVYLEPLVEDLKELWDTGVEAYDAFSKSMFNLKAILMWTINDFPAYGNLAGCTTKGKVGCPICGEDICSMWLKYSRKFAYMGHRRFLAADHPFRQKKKWFNGKKERKGKPRPLTGLQILNAVKDIENDWGKKQKGQTINTFQKKRKTPDNSKRGLLLRHNLDVMHVEKNVCENIIGTLLNVKKKSKDGVNARKDLMHLKIREELHPQQKGENMYHLPAAPYTLSKKEIDVFCSRLKKIKLPDGYSSNIGNYVSLEDRKLIGLKSHDCHVLMQQLLSVALRNLLLKGPRNALFLLCAFYNELCQRVLDRNRLEQLEENIVETLCMLERFMKILKGYVKNRARPEGCIAECYLAEERMRFCSAY, encoded by the exons ATGGATCCTTCTTACACTAGTTGGGTCTTCCATGGTGAAAGTTATACCCCACAATTTCAAGAAGAAGGTAGATCAGGAGGAGTTCAAGTAGATGATGATAAAACTAGAGAGGAATATCACTTATATAGGAATGTCTTTGTGCCGGAAGAAGAGGTTGGACACACTATATCTGAGGCAAAGGATTATGAATTTGCTGATTTATTAGAAGATGCAGAAACTCCTCTCTTCCCTGGTTGCACAACTTACACAAAGCTGTCAGCAGTCGTCACATTATACAATTACAAGTCTACTAATGGTCACACTGACAACAGTTTCAATGAGCTCCTTAAGATCTTAGGTGGCATGCTTCCAGAAAAAAACACACTTCCAGAAACTGTTTATTTAATGAGAAAGATGTTGAAACCATTTGATTTAGAATATGAGAAGATTCATGCTTGCCCAAATGATTGTTGTCTATTTAGAAAGGAGTTTAAAGATTTGGACTCATGTCCAAAGTGTGGTTCCTCAAGATGGAAGGTGGACAAAATAACCTCCAAAGTTCGTAAAGGAGTTCCTGAAAAGGTACTACGGTATTTTCCCGTAATACCAAGATTAAAAAGGATGTTTACATTAGAAGAAAAGGCTGAAGACTTGATTTGGCATTCCAACAACAAAAGTCAAGATCATATGATGCGTCATCCAGTTGATTCAGTAGCTTGGGATACAATAAATCATAAGTGGCCAACTTTTGCATCAGATCCTAGAAATCTCCGACTTGGTCTTGCTACAGATGGATTCAATCCTTTTGGTGACCTTAGTTCcaaatatagttgttggccaataATTTTGGTAAATTACAACCTTTCTCCATTGATGTGCATGGCGAAGGAAAATCTTAtgctaacattattgattccaggcCCAAAACAACCTGGAAATGATATAGATGTCTACTTGGAACCCCTTGTGGAGGATTTGAAAGAGTTGTGGGACACAGGTGTAGAGGCTTATGATGCATTTAGCAAATCAATGTTTAATCTGAAGGCTATTTTGATGtggacgatcaatgattttcctgcttACGGAAATCTAGCTGGATGTACCACAAAAGGAAAAGTTGGTTGCCCTATATGTGGTGAAGACATATGTTCAATGTGGCTTAAGTACAGTAGAAAGTTTGCATACATGGGTCATAGGAGATTTCTTGCTGCTGATCATCCATTTCGTCAGAAAAAGAAGTGGTTTAAtggaaaaaaagagagaaaagggaAACCTAGACCTTTGACTGGGCTACAAATTCTTAATGCAGTGAAAGATATTGAAAATGATTGGGGTAAAAAACAAAAGGGTCAGACTATCAATACATTTCAGAAAAAGAGGAAGACGCCGGATAATTCAAAAAGG GGGCTTCTGTTACGTCACaacttagatgtgatgcatgttgaaaagAATGTTTGTGAGAATATCATAGGCACATTGTTAAACGTGAAGAAAAAATCCAAAGATGGTGTTAATGCTCGCAAAGATTTGATGCACTTAAAAATTAGAGAAGAATTGCATCCTCAACAAAAAGGGGAAAACATGTATCACTTGCCTGCTGCACCTTACACATTGTCTAAAAAAGAAATAGATGTATTTTGCTCTAGGTTGAAGAAAATAAAGCTACCCGATGGTTATAGCTCAAATATTGGTAATTATGTTTCTTTAGAAGACCGTAAACTTATTGGACTGAAATCTCATGATTGTCATGttctaatgcaacaattgctatcAGTTGCATTGAGAAATCTTTTATTGAAAGGTCCACGCAATGCTCTATTTTTGCTGTGTGCATTTTACAATGAATTATGTCAAAGAGTGTTAGATAGAAACCGTTTAGAACAACTCGAGGAGAATATTGTGGAAACTCTATGCATGTTGGAAAG ATTTATGAAAATACTTAAAGGTTATGTGAAGAATCGAGCAAGGCCAGAGGGTTGTATAGCTGAGTGTTACCTCGCAGAAGAAAGAATGCGATTTTGTAGTGCTTActag